Proteins found in one Pongo pygmaeus isolate AG05252 chromosome 8, NHGRI_mPonPyg2-v2.0_pri, whole genome shotgun sequence genomic segment:
- the PHYHIPL gene encoding phytanoyl-CoA hydroxylase-interacting protein-like isoform X2 — MEELPVPHNIKISNITCDSFKISWEMDSKSKDRITHYFIDLNKKENKNSNKFKHKDVPTKLVAKAVPLPMTVRGHWFLSPRTEYTVAVQTASKQVDGDYVVSEWSEIIEFCTADYSKVHLTQLLEKAEVIAGRMLKFSVFYRNQHKEYFDYVREHHGNAMQPSVKDNSGSHGSPISGKLEGIFFSCSTEFNTGKPPQDSPYGRYRFEIAAEKLFNPNTNLYFGDFYCMYTAYHYVILVIAPVGSPGDEFCKQRLPQLNSKDNKFLTCTEEDGVLVYHHAQDVILEVIYTDPVDLSLGTVAEITGHQLMSLSTANAKKDPSCKTCNISVGR; from the exons ATGGAAGAACTTCCCGTACCACATAACATCAAAATAAGCAATATAACGTGTGACTCATTCAAGATTTCATGGGAAATGGATTCAAAATCAAAGGATCGCATTACACACTATTTTATTGACCTCAACAAGAAAGAGAACAAGAACTCCAATAAATTTAAACACAAG GATGTTCCCACAAAATTGGTGGCAAAAGCTGTTCCCTTGCCTATGACTGTCCGTGGACACTGGTTTTTAAGCCCAAGAACTGAATATACAGTAGCAGTGCAGACTGCCTCAAAACAAGTTGATGGTGATTATGTTGTGtctgaatggagtgaaattatAGAATTCTGCACTGCAG ACTATTCAAAAGTTCATCTAACACAATTGTTGGAGAAGGCTGAAGTGATTGCAGGACGCATGcttaagttttctgttttttatcgTAATCAGCACAAAGAATATTTTGACTATGTTCG AGAACATCATGGGAATGCTATGCAGCCCTCTGTCAAGGATAACAGTGGTAGCCATGGCTCTCCTATCAGTGGAAAATTAGAAGGCATCTTCTTCAGCTGCAGCACTGAATTCAATACTGGAAAGCCACCCCAGGATTCACCTTATGGAAGATACAGGTTTGAGATTGCCGCAGAAAAACTTTTTAACCCCAATACTAACTTATACTTTGGGGACTTCTACTGTATGTACACTGCTTATCATTATGTGATTCTTGTTATTGCTCCTGTGGGATCACCAGGAGATGAATTTTGTAAGCAGCGCCTTCCTCAACTAAATTCTAAGGATAATAAATTTTTGACCTGTACAGAAGAAGATGGGGTGCTGgtttaccaccatgcccaggatgTCATTTTAGAAGTCATTTACACTGACCCTGTGGATCTTTCTCTGGGCACCGTGGCAGAAATCACTGGTCATCAGCTCATGAGTTTGTCTACTGCAAATGCAAAGAAAGATCCCAGCTGCAAAACCTGTAATATCAGTGTTGGACGTTAA